The nucleotide sequence TTACTTGGCCGTCAGCAAAGCTGACACCTTGTTCATCGCCACTACGATTTAATGGATAAACTAAATTTTTACTTAAGTTGGCAGACTCATCTAGGATAGCTAACGCTGTATCCATATCGATATGTTCTGCTAAAGGCGCAATCTCCGCCCACATTTGGCGAGCATCAAAAACCTTGTCTAACAGAAAACGCATTTCATCAAGCGGAGCTTCATATGGATACATGACTGATTCTCAAAAAGATAATTTTAAACACTTGTTTAATTTACCTGCTATTAACAGACAAATAAAGCCTTGGCGCCACTTAAATAAGAGTTTGTGATTGTTGTTAGCTAAATTTATTCGGCAGGCTTTTTACTTTATGAGCCAAGACTGGCTAAGGGCCAATTTATCTAAGAAAGACTGGAAAATGCTATGACGGTAATAGTGGACTTGGTGATTAAGTAGAGAGAATGAAAACTCTATAAGGGACAATATTCGCAGAAAAAAGGGTAGTGTTCATAATTCTGTGTCATTTCAGTAAAATATTCAAAAACAGGAATGACACATGACCCAACCTTTTAACTTCGAACAAGCCCTTAAAGATCTGCAGTCAGGTAAAAGCCTCACAGGTAAAGACAGCATTCTTGGTCCACTGATCAAGCAACTCACTGAAGCGGCTCTCCAGGCTGAGCTTGAGCAGCATTTAGCGCATGATCCTCTGCCTAATCGTAAAAATGGCAAAACCCCTAAGACCATTAAGCATCCGTCCGGTAACTTTGAGTTAGACACCCCTAGAGACCGCAATGGCACTTTTGAACCTCAGTTTATTAAGAAAAATCAAACTACGCTAACCGATGAAATCGAACGTAAAGTGTTATCGATGTTCAGTATAGGTATGAGCTATCGCGATATTAATCAACATGTTGAAGATATGTATGGGATCAATGTATCTAACGCAACAGTCAGTGCTATCACTGATAAACTCATCCCCGAACTTAAAGCGTGGCAACAGCGCCCATTAGATAGCCATTATCCTATCGTTTGGCTTGATGCGATACATTATAAAGTCAAAGAGGATGGGCGTTACGTCAGTAAAGCCGTTTACACATTGTTAGCGCTTAATATGAAAGGAAAAAAGGAAATTTTAGGGCTTCATTTATCCGAAAATGAAGGCGCTAATTACTGGCTATCCGTACTGACCGATCTTAATAATCGTGGTGTAAAAGATATTCTTATCGCCTGTGTTGACGGCTTGACCGGTTTCCCTGAGGCGATAGCCAGTATCTTCCCTAATACGGAAACACAGCTATGTGTTATCCACCAGATCCGCAACTCAATGAAGTATGTCGCCTCAAAACATCAGAAAGCGTTTATGGCTGATTTAAAGCCTGTGTATCGAGCCGTGAGTAAAGAAGCCGCAGAGATGGCATTGGACGAACTGGAGGCCAAATGGGGTGATGCTTATCCGCTGGTAATCAACTCTTGGCGTCGCAAATGGCATAATTTGTCCCATTATTTTAGGTACCCAGAACATATCAGGAAAGTGATTTACACGACCAATGCCGTTGAGGCGGTACATCGCCAATTTAGAAAGCTCACCAAAACCAAAGGTGCTTTTCCTAATGAAAATAGCTTGTTGAAGCTACTTTATGCAGGCATATTAAACGCCTCAGATAAATGGACCATGCCAATCCACAATTGGAGCCTTTGTTTATCTCAGTTAGCGATTTATTTTGAAGGGCGTTTAGATAGCGTGCTAGAAATTTAAAAATTAGCCTGACACAGAATTTTGAACGCCCTCGAAAAAAGTATATCGATAGTGACCGAGTCAATTAACAAGGCCACTATCGCAACTATGATTACCAGATTAAATCGTCAGGGATAACATAATCGGCATATGGATCATCTTGTTCGATAATCTCTTGAGTATTGTTCTCTTTAGTCCACAAATAACCGCACCACTCAGGCACTAATAACTGCACTCTTTCAGCCAATTTGTGCGGTACTAAGTAACTTTTATCTTCATAGCGCACAATACCTAACTGCCCTCTTAACAACGACTGTTGTAAGGCTTCGGTCAGATAAATCGAGTAAATTTTTGTGCCTAAGGTAAAGTTAAATTTAACGTCACCGCTCGTAGGAATAGTTAACGCTGAGCGCGTAAATTCAGTGATTAAACTTCTTACCTGACCTTGAGCCTGCGCCTTAGCAAAACGCTCTTCGTTTAAGGCTTTATCTTTCGCCGCTTGCGCTAACTTTTGTTCAGCCACTTGTTGTTTAAACTCAGAACTGCCATCGTCAACTTTGGCTTTCTTTTGCCGTCTTTGCTGCGTTTTAACATCACGCGCTTTTTGTTTACTGGCAAGACCTGCCTTTAACAGCTGTTCTTGTAATGCATTTGCCATATTAAGACCTTACTTGAATTTAGACTTTGTTCAAAAATGCTAGAACTCATACATCAACAGACACCTCGTAAGTTCGAGATATCGGTCAAGTTTAGCCTTTATACAAAGAGTGATGAATACTGTGCAGCATTTGCAAAGGATCGGCGGCCTGAGTAATAGGTCTGCCAATCACTAAATAATCCGAACCGGCAGCGATGGCTTGTGCAGGGGTCATGATGCGATGTTGATCGCCCTTATCACTGCCCTCAGGGCGTATGCCTGGGGTGATTAATTTGAAATGAACACCTAATTGCTGGCGTAACACAGCGGCCTCTTGTGCCGAGCATACGACACCTTTAAGCCCTGCTTCTTGCGTCAATTTAGCTAAGCGCAATACATGCTCTTGAATTGGCGTATTAATGCCTAATAAGGCTAAATCTTGCTGACTGGTAGAGGTTAAGACAGTAACAGCAATCAAGATTGGCGCATTATCACCAAAAGGTAATAAGGCTTGTCTCGCTGCTTGCATCATGGCTAAACCGCCACTGGCATGCACATTGGTCATCCACACACCTAAGTCTGCGGTAGCAGCAACTGCCTTAGCGACTGTATTAGGAATATCATGAAATTTAAGATCCAAAAACAAATCGAAGCCACGACTATGGATATCTTTAACCAACTGCGGTCCAAATAAGGTAAACATCTCTTTACCTACTTTTAAACGGCACATTTCAGGGTCAAGTTTATCAATTAAACTCAATGCAGCATGTTTATTGTCATAATCTAATGCTACTACAATAGGCTTCGCGGTCATTCTAACTCCAAACTAAAGCGATTTTATTATTCACCATCCAATCCTTTAATGCGGCTAATGCTGCCCCAGTGCTTACATGAAGGACAGTGCCAATAGAGCGCGTGGGAAGGAAAGCCACATTCTTTACAACGAAAGGATGGTCGGGTTTTTATTTGCTGCTCAACTAATTGAGCAAGTAGGCTCAAACTTTGTTTAGCTTGGCCATGTTCTGCTTGCTGCAAATGAATTTGCATCAAGTGTTGGAATCCTTTCATGGTGGGATGGTGATAAAGAGTATCTAACACTAACTTTTCAGCATGTTGTATATCCCCTTGTTCCTCCAACCACTGCGCTAAAGCAATGACAGCACTCGCGCCCGCGCCTTTCTCAATTGCTTGCAGTAATAAGTCATGAAAGCCTTCGCTATCTTGCTCAGCAATATACACTTCGCGTGCCAGTGCTAAGGCATCGGTAAATAACATCACATCAGCATTAAGCAATTGCAATAATACCTGCTTACACTGACGCAATTGGCCTTCTTGCTGATACAGCCGAGCTAAGGTGATGAAAGCGCGACCACACGCCGAGTCTTGTTTAACGGCTTGCAGTAAATACTTAATTTTTTTGTCATTATCAACTTGTTCCTGCGCTAATTCACAATAAAAATGCGCAATCACAGGTTTAAGAGTTTGCTGACGTTTACGTGATAATTTCCGTGTAACATCAATGGCTTTTTGCCATTCTTTAGTGATTTGGTAAATTTCAATCAGTAAGGTTTCAGCTTCTTCACTATGATCCTCCTGACTCACTAACTTAAGGAAAATCTCTTCAGCCCGATCGTAAAATCCGGCCGCATGATAATCTTTGCCCAATTCCATCATGGCTAAATCTTGCTGATCTTGGGGTAAATGAGGTCGAGCAATAAGATTTTGATGGATGCGAATAGCGCGGTCGACTTCGCCACGTTTACGAAACAAAGACCCCAGAGATAGATGAGTATCGATAGTGTCGTCATCAACATCTAACATACTGATAAACAGATCGACTGCTTTATCCGATTCGTTAGAAAGCAGAAAATTTAACCCAGTAAAATAATCATGGCTTAATTTTTTGTTCTGCTGCTGCTCTTTTTGCCGCAAGTTGCGCTGTCCCATGTACCAACCATAGGCGGCAGCAATTGGCAAAAGTAAAAATAATAGCTCTAACATATCAAACCTGTTTGTCCGAGATAACGGCGTTCTCGGTGCCAACAGCAGACGTTCCTAATTTCAATTGGACTTCTAACTGAGTGACTTGCTTACGCAAGCGACGGTTAGCTAACTTGTGCTTAGTCAAATGATAAAATGCGACTAACCAACTGGTCAAAAAACCCATTAAAAATACACAAGCCAATACCACAGGAAGATGAAACTCTCCCCGAGCGACAAAATAGCTAATAGTTACCATCTGGTCATTACTCGCGCCAAACAGTAACCCTAAGGTAAAAAGAACCGCAATAAAAACAGCAACTACAAATGATCTCACGCTAGACTCCTTAACGTGTTTCAATAACTTGATTATCCAAGAAATTGACGGCCCTGACCAGTAATGCTGTGCAATAGATATAAAAAAGCCTCCATAAGGAGGCTTTTTAAATAATCAGTGATTATGAGTTAGGTGCATCAACACGTTCACGCAACTCTTTGCCAGGCTTAAAGTGCGGTACATATTTGCCTTCCAATTCAACAGATGTTCCTGTCTTAGGATTACGACCAACACGCGGCGCACGATAATGAAGCGAAAAACTACCAAAACCACGGATTTCTATACGATCACCGCTTTCAAGTGTTGAAGCCATTTGCTCCAACATTTCTTTAATAGCACTTTCAACTTCTTTAGCCGACAGTTGCGACTGCCTGCTGGCAAGTTTTTCGATCAGTTCGGATTTAGTCATCCTAGCTACCCCTATTATCAAGCCAAATTACAGTCGCCCAACGGGAGCGTAGTGCTCCCGAACCACAGGCGATTATTTACGAGCTGCTTTGAAAGCTTCAGCCATTGCATTACTAATAACAGCATCATCTTGTTTGTTCAAGTTAGCCATTACTTCTTTCTCTTCAGCTTCGTCTTTCGCTTTGATAGACAGGCTGATGGTGCGGTTCTTACGATCCACGCCCATGAACTTGGCTTCAACAGCTTGACCTACTGTGAATTCCTCAGAAGCATCTTCGATACGTTCACGAGAAATGTCAGCTACACGGATGTAACCTTCAACAGAATCAGCCAATTCAACAGTCACACCTTTAGCGTCAACAACAGTAACGGTACCGTGAACGATAACGCCTTTCTTCTTGTCAGCTAAGTATGCATTGAATGGATCGTCTTCAGTCTGCTTAACGCCCAGGCTGATACGCTCGCGCTCAGGATCAACAGACAGAACCACTGCAGTGATTTCGTCGCCTTTCTTGTATTCGCTTACTGCGTCTTCGCCAGTACCGTTCCAGGTAATGTCAGACAGGTGAACCAGACCATCGATACCACCGTCAAGACCGATGAAGATACCGAAGTCAGTGATTGACTTGATCTTACCAGTTACTTTATCGCCTTTAGCGAAACGGTTTGCGAAATCATCCCATGGGTTAGTCTTACACTGCTTCAGACCCAGAGAAATACGACGACGCTCTTCATCGATGTCCAGAACCAGAACTTCAACTTCATCACCTAAGTTAACAACTTTAGATGGGTGAATGTTCTTGTTAGTCCAATCCATTTCAGAAACGTGTACCAGACCTTCAACGCCTTCTTCGATTTCTACGAAGCAGCCATAGTCAGTCAGGTTAGTCACACGGCCTTTCAGCTTAGTGCTTTCTGGGTAACGCTTGCTGATTTCCAACCATGGATCTTCACCCAGTTGCTTCAGACCCAGAGAAACACGAGTGCGCTCACGATCGTACTTCAGTACTTTAACATTGATTTCATCACCAACGTTTACGATCTCAGATGGGTGCTTAACACGCTTCCAAGCCATATCGGTGATGTGCAACAGACCGTCTACACCGCCTAAGTCTACGAATGCACCGTAGTCAGTCAGGTTCTTAACGATACCCTTAACAGCTTGACCTTCTTGCAGGTTTTCAAGCAGAGCATCACGCTCAGCGCTGCTTTCAGATTCGATAACTGCACGACGAGAAACAACAACGTTGTTACGCTTCTGATCCAGCTTGATTACCTTGAATTCCAGCTCTTTGTTTTCCAGGTGAGCAGTGTCCCGTACAGGACGGACGTCAACCAGAGAACCAGGCAGGAACGCACGGATACCGTTTAATTCAACGGTGAAACCGCCTTTAACTTTACCATTGATGATACCAATAACAGTTTCAGCATCTTCATAGGCTTTTTCCAGAA is from Shewanella sp. SNU WT4 and encodes:
- the rpsA gene encoding 30S ribosomal protein S1; this translates as MTESFADLFEQSLQQLEFRPGSIVRGTVVSIKNGMVLVDAGLKSESPIPAEQFKNAQGELEIAVGDEVDVALDSVEDGFGETQLSREKAKRHEAWIVLEKAYEDAETVIGIINGKVKGGFTVELNGIRAFLPGSLVDVRPVRDTAHLENKELEFKVIKLDQKRNNVVVSRRAVIESESSAERDALLENLQEGQAVKGIVKNLTDYGAFVDLGGVDGLLHITDMAWKRVKHPSEIVNVGDEINVKVLKYDRERTRVSLGLKQLGEDPWLEISKRYPESTKLKGRVTNLTDYGCFVEIEEGVEGLVHVSEMDWTNKNIHPSKVVNLGDEVEVLVLDIDEERRRISLGLKQCKTNPWDDFANRFAKGDKVTGKIKSITDFGIFIGLDGGIDGLVHLSDITWNGTGEDAVSEYKKGDEITAVVLSVDPERERISLGVKQTEDDPFNAYLADKKKGVIVHGTVTVVDAKGVTVELADSVEGYIRVADISRERIEDASEEFTVGQAVEAKFMGVDRKNRTISLSIKAKDEAEEKEVMANLNKQDDAVISNAMAEAFKAARK
- the ihfB gene encoding integration host factor subunit beta: MTKSELIEKLASRQSQLSAKEVESAIKEMLEQMASTLESGDRIEIRGFGSFSLHYRAPRVGRNPKTGTSVELEGKYVPHFKPGKELRERVDAPNS
- a CDS encoding DUF2058 domain-containing protein, which produces MANALQEQLLKAGLASKQKARDVKTQQRRQKKAKVDDGSSEFKQQVAEQKLAQAAKDKALNEERFAKAQAQGQVRSLITEFTRSALTIPTSGDVKFNFTLGTKIYSIYLTEALQQSLLRGQLGIVRYEDKSYLVPHKLAERVQLLVPEWCGYLWTKENNTQEIIEQDDPYADYVIPDDLIW
- a CDS encoding LapA family protein encodes the protein MRSFVVAVFIAVLFTLGLLFGASNDQMVTISYFVARGEFHLPVVLACVFLMGFLTSWLVAFYHLTKHKLANRRLRKQVTQLEVQLKLGTSAVGTENAVISDKQV
- the lapB gene encoding lipopolysaccharide assembly protein LapB, encoding MLELLFLLLPIAAAYGWYMGQRNLRQKEQQQNKKLSHDYFTGLNFLLSNESDKAVDLFISMLDVDDDTIDTHLSLGSLFRKRGEVDRAIRIHQNLIARPHLPQDQQDLAMMELGKDYHAAGFYDRAEEIFLKLVSQEDHSEEAETLLIEIYQITKEWQKAIDVTRKLSRKRQQTLKPVIAHFYCELAQEQVDNDKKIKYLLQAVKQDSACGRAFITLARLYQQEGQLRQCKQVLLQLLNADVMLFTDALALAREVYIAEQDSEGFHDLLLQAIEKGAGASAVIALAQWLEEQGDIQHAEKLVLDTLYHHPTMKGFQHLMQIHLQQAEHGQAKQSLSLLAQLVEQQIKTRPSFRCKECGFPSHALYWHCPSCKHWGSISRIKGLDGE
- a CDS encoding IS256-like element ISSod4 family transposase, which gives rise to MTQPFNFEQALKDLQSGKSLTGKDSILGPLIKQLTEAALQAELEQHLAHDPLPNRKNGKTPKTIKHPSGNFELDTPRDRNGTFEPQFIKKNQTTLTDEIERKVLSMFSIGMSYRDINQHVEDMYGINVSNATVSAITDKLIPELKAWQQRPLDSHYPIVWLDAIHYKVKEDGRYVSKAVYTLLALNMKGKKEILGLHLSENEGANYWLSVLTDLNNRGVKDILIACVDGLTGFPEAIASIFPNTETQLCVIHQIRNSMKYVASKHQKAFMADLKPVYRAVSKEAAEMALDELEAKWGDAYPLVINSWRRKWHNLSHYFRYPEHIRKVIYTTNAVEAVHRQFRKLTKTKGAFPNENSLLKLLYAGILNASDKWTMPIHNWSLCLSQLAIYFEGRLDSVLEI
- the pyrF gene encoding orotidine-5'-phosphate decarboxylase, with the translated sequence MTAKPIVVALDYDNKHAALSLIDKLDPEMCRLKVGKEMFTLFGPQLVKDIHSRGFDLFLDLKFHDIPNTVAKAVAATADLGVWMTNVHASGGLAMMQAARQALLPFGDNAPILIAVTVLTSTSQQDLALLGINTPIQEHVLRLAKLTQEAGLKGVVCSAQEAAVLRQQLGVHFKLITPGIRPEGSDKGDQHRIMTPAQAIAAGSDYLVIGRPITQAADPLQMLHSIHHSLYKG